In Paenibacillus sp. FSL R7-0345, a single window of DNA contains:
- a CDS encoding ketoacyl-ACP synthase III codes for MEHTGDNIRIRNAAYYHPQHVVDNNYYLKHFAALGKDIKRFLEVMGREQRYIINNEHENALTMGYEAAQKVLAGAGLQGEDLDMIVFASQTPEYTYPTNALLLHHRLGGKHRAITLDSNANCAGMVTAVEQASRYMKANRSIRYALIVGSDYSSINCRTDDEITYPNFGDAAAAVILERTPEASGFRDSLYYTDSGIWESITFPSCGLSGIYREGITPDDIKLRWNPFDGSVCVDAAVNDIKELLDRNGLAAGDISAFCLSQFSLKNIELIREALGLEAEAEKFMYVGGEFGYTATSSPFIAFQRGVEDGRIQRGDYLIFWSVGAGWQIPTMLYQY; via the coding sequence ATGGAACATACCGGAGACAATATCAGAATTCGCAATGCCGCTTATTATCATCCGCAGCATGTGGTAGACAATAATTATTACTTGAAGCACTTCGCCGCTCTCGGCAAGGATATCAAGAGGTTTCTGGAAGTGATGGGCCGTGAGCAGAGGTATATTATTAATAACGAGCATGAAAATGCTTTAACGATGGGCTATGAGGCAGCACAAAAGGTACTGGCCGGTGCCGGGCTGCAGGGTGAAGACCTTGATATGATTGTATTCGCCTCGCAGACACCGGAGTATACATATCCGACCAATGCCCTGCTGCTGCATCACCGGCTCGGCGGCAAGCACCGTGCCATCACACTGGATTCCAATGCCAACTGTGCAGGGATGGTAACCGCCGTCGAACAGGCCAGCCGTTATATGAAGGCTAACCGCAGTATCCGATACGCACTGATTGTCGGCAGCGACTACAGCTCCATTAACTGCAGGACAGACGATGAGATTACATACCCCAACTTCGGCGATGCCGCTGCAGCAGTCATTCTGGAGCGGACCCCGGAAGCATCAGGCTTCAGGGATTCGTTGTATTATACCGACTCCGGAATCTGGGAGAGTATTACTTTTCCTTCCTGCGGGCTATCGGGTATTTACCGCGAGGGCATAACGCCGGATGATATCAAGCTCCGCTGGAATCCTTTTGACGGTTCAGTATGCGTGGATGCAGCAGTTAATGACATTAAGGAACTGCTGGACCGCAACGGCCTTGCTGCCGGGGATATTTCCGCGTTCTGCCTGTCACAGTTTTCACTGAAGAACATCGAGCTGATCCGGGAAGCTCTTGGCCTGGAGGCAGAGGCCGAAAAGTTCATGTATGTCGGCGGCGAGTTCGGCTATACAGCGACCAGCAGCCCGTTCATCGCTTTCCAGCGCGGTGTGGAGGATGGGCGGATTCAGCGCGGGGATTATTTGATTTTCTGGTCTGTAGGCGCCGGCTGGCAGATTCCTACCATGTTATATCAATACTGA
- a CDS encoding SulP family inorganic anion transporter has protein sequence MKQNQLNNGWLSNTRSDVLSGMTVAIALIPEAIAFSILAGVSPMVGLYASFCIAVVTALAGGRPGMISAATGAMALLVGSLVLNHGIEYLFAATILCGIIQILMGMLKLGRFITFLPQPVMTGFVNALAILIFMAQLVHFKGQGWVMYALVALTLVIIYTVPRFTKAVPSALVAIIIVSVLSIVLDLDVKRVGDMGEITSALPFFHLPQLPLTLDMLLTILPYSLSLAVVGLLESLMTATLIDDITGTPSDKNREAKGQGLANIVTGFFGGMAGCAMIGQSMVNMKSGGRTRLSTFVSGVFLLILILVLGDVVKQIPMGALVGVMIMVCISTFEWSSLTSLIRVPRADALVMIVTVVTVVATDNLSIGVLFGVLLSALSFAWKIASISLHVHTTGDTSTYTVNGQLFFGTTSHFVQEFNYDGDPGQIIIDFSHSHVWDQSAAAAIAKVTGRYGALGKKVTITGLNEQSTQLVNRIGPGLTGGHA, from the coding sequence TTGAAGCAAAATCAATTGAATAACGGCTGGTTATCCAACACCAGAAGTGATGTCTTGTCAGGCATGACGGTGGCTATAGCGCTGATCCCGGAAGCGATCGCGTTCTCGATTCTGGCCGGAGTCAGCCCGATGGTCGGCCTCTACGCCTCCTTCTGCATTGCAGTTGTTACTGCATTAGCGGGAGGACGGCCGGGGATGATCTCGGCAGCGACAGGAGCCATGGCTCTGCTCGTCGGCAGTCTTGTGCTGAATCACGGGATCGAGTACCTGTTCGCAGCGACGATTCTCTGCGGAATTATTCAGATTCTGATGGGGATGCTGAAGCTGGGGCGGTTCATCACCTTCCTGCCGCAGCCGGTAATGACCGGCTTTGTCAACGCGCTGGCTATTCTGATCTTCATGGCCCAGCTGGTGCATTTTAAAGGACAGGGCTGGGTGATGTATGCCCTGGTGGCCTTGACGCTGGTGATTATCTATACTGTTCCGCGTTTCACCAAGGCGGTGCCGTCAGCGCTTGTGGCTATCATAATTGTATCGGTGCTTAGCATTGTGCTTGATCTTGATGTGAAGCGTGTAGGGGATATGGGCGAGATTACATCGGCTCTGCCGTTTTTTCATCTTCCGCAGCTGCCGCTCACACTGGACATGCTGCTGACTATTCTGCCATATTCATTGTCTCTTGCCGTTGTCGGCCTGCTTGAGTCACTGATGACAGCTACACTGATCGATGATATTACAGGTACTCCGAGTGATAAGAACCGTGAAGCCAAAGGACAGGGTCTGGCGAACATCGTTACCGGCTTCTTCGGCGGTATGGCAGGCTGTGCAATGATCGGCCAGTCCATGGTTAATATGAAATCGGGCGGACGGACCCGCCTGTCCACCTTTGTATCCGGGGTGTTCCTGCTGATCCTTATTCTTGTGCTCGGCGATGTGGTCAAGCAGATCCCGATGGGTGCTCTGGTCGGTGTCATGATCATGGTCTGCATCAGCACCTTTGAATGGAGCTCACTGACATCACTGATCCGCGTTCCGCGGGCGGATGCCCTGGTGATGATCGTGACCGTGGTGACAGTGGTTGCTACGGATAACTTGTCGATCGGCGTGCTGTTCGGCGTGCTGCTTAGCGCTTTGTCCTTTGCCTGGAAAATAGCCTCGATCAGCTTGCACGTGCATACCACCGGGGATACATCCACGTACACCGTTAACGGACAGCTGTTCTTCGGGACGACAAGCCATTTTGTCCAGGAGTTTAATTATGACGGCGATCCCGGGCAGATTATCATTGATTTTTCTCATTCGCATGTCTGGGATCAGTCAGCCGCCGCAGCCATTGCCAAGGTAACCGGCAGATACGGGGCGCTTGGCAAAAAAGTAACCATTACCGGCTTGAACGAACAAAGCACACAGCTCGTAAACCGCATCGGACCCGGCTTGACCGGAGGACATGCTTAA
- a CDS encoding bifunctional 3-deoxy-7-phosphoheptulonate synthase/chorismate mutase — translation MTNVELDELRARLDEINGQLLELISERAQVVQEIGVVKEKQGVPKFDPEREKAMLEKLVASNKGPFTAGTIRSLFKQIFAASLDLQSAEHKKSLLVSRKSHKEDTVIVLPGDVAIGGLSSVMVAGPCSVESELQTRTVAAALQKAGIKVMRGGAFKPRTSPYDFQGLGMDGLRILREAADEYGLLTISEIVDPAHLEPALDYVDIIQIGARNMQNFELLKAAGELNKPVLLKRGLAATMEEFLHAAEYIMSRGNTQVMLIERGIRTYEKWTRNTLDISAVPILKQESHLPVLVDVTHSTGRKDILIPCAKAALAAGADGIMVEVHPDPATALSDAAQQLNIEEFNTFYSEVKASGLFRQN, via the coding sequence ATGACAAATGTGGAATTGGATGAACTGAGAGCACGCCTGGATGAGATTAACGGACAGCTGCTGGAGCTGATCTCGGAGCGTGCGCAGGTTGTACAGGAGATTGGTGTTGTAAAAGAAAAGCAGGGCGTGCCGAAGTTTGATCCGGAACGGGAAAAAGCGATGCTGGAGAAGCTTGTAGCGAGCAACAAGGGACCTTTCACCGCGGGAACGATCCGCAGCCTCTTCAAACAGATTTTCGCTGCTTCTCTGGATTTGCAGTCTGCTGAACATAAGAAAAGCCTGCTGGTCAGCCGCAAAAGCCACAAGGAAGACACAGTTATCGTCCTGCCGGGCGATGTTGCGATTGGCGGCCTGTCCTCGGTAATGGTTGCAGGACCTTGCTCGGTCGAAAGCGAGCTGCAGACCCGAACGGTTGCAGCTGCCCTGCAAAAGGCCGGAATTAAAGTAATGCGCGGCGGCGCCTTCAAGCCCCGGACTTCACCGTATGACTTCCAGGGGCTCGGGATGGACGGACTCCGCATCCTTCGCGAAGCAGCCGATGAATATGGCCTGCTGACCATCAGTGAAATCGTTGATCCGGCCCATCTGGAGCCTGCGCTGGACTATGTGGATATTATCCAGATCGGCGCGCGCAACATGCAGAACTTCGAGCTGCTGAAGGCGGCGGGGGAGCTGAACAAGCCGGTGCTGCTGAAGCGGGGCCTTGCTGCAACGATGGAGGAATTCCTGCATGCGGCTGAATATATCATGTCGCGCGGCAACACGCAGGTCATGCTGATCGAACGCGGAATCCGCACTTACGAGAAATGGACGCGGAATACGCTGGATATTTCGGCCGTTCCGATTCTCAAGCAGGAGAGCCATCTGCCGGTGCTGGTGGATGTTACACACTCTACCGGACGCAAGGATATCCTGATCCCTTGTGCCAAGGCTGCACTTGCCGCCGGTGCCGACGGTATAATGGTCGAGGTTCATCCCGATCCGGCCACAGCGCTTTCCGATGCGGCGCAGCAGCTGAACATTGAGGAATTCAACACCTTCTACAGTGAGGTTAAGGCTTCCGGGCTGTTCCGTCAAAATTAA
- a CDS encoding PAS domain S-box protein, whose product MVRQLPEAYSPFGQTDQAGIAGAAFLSIEQKWTSVSPEITSMLGYTEKQLLGHDFRELLCRDFVELYTGKMGALKESGVPFFESGIGMVHALGQVVPLLLHTMLISDPSTGAALYYMIHLKKQQDEAMVPDGNVSGDELYKLIAVNIRDIVYYATPDQICRYCSPAVREVLGYEPEQLTGRNISSLIHPDDLDVVNGLRGRSAGELPRIQLRVLHADGRYVWMEFTLRVLEDQAASGILAVGRDITERKNVEQKLQESIERYTSLKKYNHDAIISLDLRGNIINGNEQACQLTGYTIPELAGMSAAIIIGEQQLDEVLRYNGVNGAREQNLDLIWHKDGHSVEVLISIAPIIINKAKVGFYIIVKDITEQKKLLIAKETAENTNRAKGEFLAMMSHEIRTPMNGVLGMTDLLLDISEPGSAQREYLEIIRQSGDTLLSIINDILDFSKNEAGKTALHEQPFVLKDSVDSVLELLLRKAEVKGLSMTVRIDPDVPVTVIGDSERLKQVLLNLVGNAVKFTYSGGVAVKVSLLERQEGQVRLHFSVADTGIGIPEDSRNRLFEPFVQLDHTGRRHEGTGLGLAIAKQLVELMGGSIRLNTSVQQGAEFEFTIRLRLPDSPPGEQGSILPAASGQPSRSLRILVAEDNEINQIVLRKILEKRGFAVDVVADGLKAVQLATDTEYDLVFMDVQMPGMNGLEATRIIRQSLDPEQQPVIIAVTANALKGDREHCLEAGMDEYISKPLRSEAVTNLIGKFFNESGRVRFPRDRE is encoded by the coding sequence ATGGTTAGACAGCTTCCAGAAGCGTATTCCCCTTTCGGGCAGACGGATCAGGCGGGTATTGCCGGAGCAGCCTTTCTCTCTATTGAGCAAAAATGGACAAGCGTCAGTCCTGAAATAACCTCAATGCTGGGGTATACGGAAAAACAACTGCTGGGGCATGATTTTAGAGAGCTTTTATGCAGGGATTTTGTTGAATTATATACCGGGAAGATGGGGGCTCTGAAAGAAAGCGGGGTTCCCTTTTTTGAAAGCGGAATCGGGATGGTTCATGCGCTTGGCCAGGTGGTTCCGCTGCTTCTGCATACAATGCTTATCAGCGACCCCTCCACAGGGGCTGCGCTATATTACATGATTCATCTGAAAAAGCAGCAAGATGAGGCAATGGTGCCGGACGGCAATGTTTCCGGGGATGAGCTGTACAAGCTGATTGCGGTCAATATCCGGGACATCGTGTATTATGCTACTCCCGATCAGATCTGCCGGTATTGTTCACCTGCGGTCCGGGAAGTGCTGGGTTATGAACCCGAACAGCTGACCGGCCGTAATATAAGCAGTCTTATTCATCCGGATGATCTGGATGTAGTGAACGGTCTTCGCGGCCGGTCAGCCGGGGAGCTGCCAAGGATACAGCTGCGGGTTCTTCATGCTGACGGGCGTTATGTCTGGATGGAATTTACGCTGCGCGTCCTTGAGGATCAGGCAGCGTCCGGGATACTGGCTGTAGGCCGGGATATCACTGAACGCAAAAATGTTGAACAGAAGCTGCAGGAATCAATCGAGCGTTACACTTCACTCAAAAAATATAACCATGATGCGATTATTTCACTGGATCTTCGCGGTAACATCATTAATGGCAACGAGCAGGCCTGCCAGCTGACCGGCTACACCATTCCTGAGCTGGCCGGGATGAGTGCAGCCATCATTATCGGGGAGCAGCAGCTGGATGAGGTGCTGCGCTATAACGGAGTTAATGGTGCGAGGGAGCAGAATCTTGATCTTATCTGGCATAAGGACGGCCACAGTGTCGAAGTACTGATTTCCATTGCCCCGATCATCATTAATAAAGCCAAGGTAGGATTCTATATTATTGTTAAGGATATTACTGAACAGAAGAAGCTGCTGATTGCCAAGGAGACGGCGGAGAATACGAACCGGGCCAAAGGTGAATTCCTGGCCATGATGAGCCATGAAATCCGCACCCCGATGAACGGTGTGCTCGGGATGACGGATCTGCTGCTTGACATCAGCGAGCCTGGCTCTGCGCAGCGGGAATATCTGGAGATCATCCGGCAAAGCGGCGACACCCTTCTGAGTATCATTAACGATATTCTGGATTTCTCCAAGAATGAAGCAGGCAAAACGGCGCTGCATGAGCAGCCTTTTGTGCTTAAGGACAGTGTAGACTCTGTGCTTGAGCTGCTCCTCCGCAAAGCCGAGGTCAAAGGACTGAGCATGACCGTCCGTATTGATCCTGATGTACCCGTTACCGTTATAGGAGACAGTGAGCGGCTCAAGCAGGTGCTGCTTAATCTGGTAGGTAACGCAGTGAAGTTCACCTATAGCGGAGGCGTAGCGGTCAAAGTCTCTCTGCTTGAACGGCAGGAGGGGCAGGTCAGGCTGCACTTCAGTGTTGCCGATACCGGAATTGGCATCCCTGAGGATTCCCGGAACCGGCTGTTCGAGCCGTTTGTCCAATTGGATCATACGGGCCGGCGGCATGAAGGTACAGGCCTCGGACTGGCGATTGCCAAGCAGCTTGTCGAACTGATGGGAGGATCTATCCGTTTGAATACCAGCGTGCAGCAGGGGGCGGAGTTTGAATTCACGATCAGGCTCAGGCTGCCAGACAGCCCGCCGGGTGAGCAGGGCAGCATATTGCCTGCGGCTTCAGGGCAGCCTAGCCGGAGTCTGCGGATTCTGGTCGCCGAGGACAATGAGATTAACCAGATTGTGCTCCGCAAAATTTTGGAGAAGCGCGGCTTCGCTGTAGATGTTGTGGCTGACGGTCTGAAGGCTGTACAGCTGGCTACGGACACAGAATACGATCTGGTCTTTATGGACGTGCAGATGCCGGGAATGAACGGGCTGGAAGCTACCCGGATTATCAGACAGTCGCTGGACCCGGAGCAGCAGCCGGTAATTATAGCGGTTACGGCCAATGCGCTTAAGGGCGACCGTGAGCATTGCCTGGAGGCCGGAATGGATGAATATATCAGCAAACCGCTGCGGAGTGAAGCTGTTACGAACCTGATCGGCAAGTTTTTCAATGAGTCGGGGAGAGTAAGGTTTCCGCGTGACCGGGAATAG
- a CDS encoding response regulator has protein sequence MEEYQQSVLYVEDNELNMVLMHHIFKKHLPSVLLLKAETAELGLEIASYRVPDLIIMDIGLPGMNGYEAMDTLKSDESTRHIPVMAISAFAQRSDIEQAKATGFAAYITKPFQVKVFTHIVKELLAGDPYTP, from the coding sequence ATGGAGGAGTATCAGCAGAGCGTGCTATATGTGGAAGATAATGAGCTGAATATGGTGTTAATGCATCATATCTTCAAAAAACATCTGCCCTCCGTATTGCTGCTGAAAGCTGAAACAGCTGAACTTGGACTGGAGATTGCATCCTACAGGGTGCCGGATCTGATTATTATGGACATTGGCTTACCCGGTATGAACGGATATGAAGCGATGGACACGCTGAAGTCAGATGAGAGTACACGCCATATACCTGTAATGGCTATCAGTGCATTTGCACAACGTTCGGATATTGAACAAGCCAAGGCAACTGGCTTTGCTGCTTACATTACTAAACCGTTCCAGGTTAAAGTCTTTACACACATCGTAAAAGAACTTCTAGCCGGAGACCCGTATACTCCATAG
- a CDS encoding Na-translocating system protein MpsC family protein yields the protein MSTTELTSQLSSFTGRLLRERFGKGPESIHASIGPQCIALHIRNFIGPVERFLLNKEEEQAFRYTRELLMKSLLPELSDYLKETMAIEVSEIFYDWGIHNASGMIVALLKNEGVVGEDYAGRDEVHAQINEVSRKVQKEPVFTDSWWLGPRILIIKREGILIPLEKELIGLGYENTLKTTKRKMEKRYLEDTTTIAPMLRKELSDIYVDWDFDKDTSVIAYTFH from the coding sequence ATGAGCACTACAGAACTTACTAGCCAACTTTCCAGTTTCACAGGAAGATTACTTAGAGAACGTTTCGGAAAAGGTCCGGAATCGATACATGCTTCCATCGGGCCGCAGTGTATTGCGCTGCATATCCGGAATTTTATCGGGCCTGTAGAGAGATTTCTGCTGAACAAAGAAGAAGAGCAGGCATTCCGTTATACACGGGAGCTGCTGATGAAATCCCTGCTTCCCGAGCTCTCGGACTACCTGAAGGAAACGATGGCTATTGAGGTCAGTGAGATTTTTTATGATTGGGGTATACATAACGCTTCCGGGATGATTGTTGCCCTCCTCAAAAACGAAGGGGTGGTTGGCGAGGATTACGCCGGACGTGATGAGGTTCATGCCCAGATCAACGAAGTAAGCCGAAAAGTACAGAAGGAACCTGTATTTACCGACTCCTGGTGGTTGGGACCCCGTATTCTGATCATCAAGCGCGAAGGCATTCTGATTCCTTTGGAGAAGGAACTGATCGGCCTCGGCTACGAGAATACACTCAAAACAACCAAACGAAAAATGGAAAAACGCTATCTGGAAGACACCACCACGATTGCACCGATGCTGCGCAAGGAGCTTTCGGATATTTATGTGGACTGGGACTTTGATAAGGATACAAGTGTGATCGCATATACGTTTCACTAA
- a CDS encoding glutathione peroxidase yields the protein MSVYTYAARNIRGKETSLEQYKGKVLLIVNTASKCGFTPQYSDLQKLYEKFQERGFQILGFPSNQFGEEPGSNEEVDVFCQINYGVSFPLFEKIDVKGPDKHPLFSFLTTEAGFAGFDQGHSGSRLLQKMLEERDPASLTDDEVKWNFTKFLIDREGNVVQRFESPVDPLDIEPAVEALL from the coding sequence ATGAGTGTCTATACATACGCTGCCCGCAATATCCGCGGGAAAGAAACGAGCCTTGAGCAATATAAGGGAAAAGTCCTGCTGATTGTAAATACCGCCAGCAAATGCGGGTTTACCCCGCAATATTCAGACTTGCAAAAGCTTTATGAGAAATTCCAGGAACGAGGCTTCCAGATCCTCGGCTTCCCCAGCAACCAGTTCGGGGAAGAACCAGGCTCTAATGAAGAGGTGGATGTATTCTGCCAGATAAACTATGGGGTTAGCTTCCCCCTTTTTGAAAAAATTGATGTCAAAGGACCGGATAAACATCCTTTATTCAGCTTTTTGACCACTGAGGCGGGCTTTGCCGGCTTCGATCAGGGTCATTCCGGCAGCAGGCTGCTGCAGAAGATGCTTGAGGAACGTGACCCCGCTTCCCTTACGGATGATGAAGTAAAATGGAATTTCACCAAATTTCTGATCGACCGCGAGGGCAATGTAGTGCAGCGGTTTGAGTCTCCGGTTGATCCGCTGGATATTGAGCCCGCTGTGGAGGCATTGTTGTAG